In Paenibacillus dendritiformis, the DNA window CCTCGGCGACGCTTATGTGTTCGCCTCCGAGACATGCGCCCTGGAGGCGATCGGAGCGGAGCTGGTCCGCCCTCTGGAGCCGGGCGAACTCGTCGTCGTCGATGCGTGGGGCCACCGGTCGGAACGGTTCGCGCCGGGGGCGAAGCATTCGCTGTGCGCGATGGAATTCATCTATTTCTCGCGTCCGGACAGCCAACTGCATGAGGTGAACCTGCATACCGCCCGCAAGCATATGGGGATGAAGCTGGCGGAGGAGGCGTTCGTCGAGGCGGATATCGTGACAGGCGTGCCCGACTCCAGTATTTCGGCGGCGATCGGCTACGCGGAGAAGACGGGGATTCCCTATGAAATGGGACTTATCAAAAGCAAATATACCGGCAGAACGTTCATTCAGCCGAGCCAGGAGCTGCGCGAGCAGGGCGTCAAAATGAAGCTAAGCGCCGTGCGGAGCGTCGTCGAAGGCCAGAGGGTCGTCCTCATTGACGACTCGATCGTGCGCGGCACGACGTCGCGCCGGATCGTCAATATGCTGCGCGAAGCCGGGGCGCGGGAGGTGCATCTGCGCATCGCCTCGCCGCCGTTCCGCCATCCGTGCTTCTATGGCATCGACACGCCGAAGAGCGAGGATCTGCTCGCTCATCTTCATACGGAAGAGGAGATGCGGAAGCTGATCGGCGCCGATTCGCTCGCCTTCCTGTCGAAGGAAGGGATGATTGAGGCGATCGGCGGCAGCTATGCGGATAAGCCGAGCGGCGGCTTGTGCCTCGCCTGCTTCGATGATAATTATCCGACGGAGCTGTTCGGCGCGCGCGTCGCGGCAGGCGCGGAGGAGGCGGCGGCGTCCGTCCGGCGGTAAGGCCTTAGGGCCCAAGCGGCTTATTAAGCCGACTCCTAATGGCCTATTGGAAATCTACAGAGACATAGACACCAAGACACCAAGGAAGAAAAGGGAAGACGAACGACCGCCGGGTCGAACGCACTGAAATGCTTGATTCGGTTATGACTGCGGCAGGATGATTTTTCGGGCATTGCCTTTAGTCAGACGGTACAACGAGATGCTGTTGGCGGCGGCATCAGGGGGATAAGAAGCGGCAGAAAATGAGGTGCAGGGAAGCATCGTAGGAGTCAGGGCTGGAACTGCGGAAATTGCAGGAGGAGAGTGTCCCGCAAAAAGCGGGGCGAACCGGAGAGGGGAGACGCATAGGTTATGTCTGAAGCTTATAAGCAAGCCGGGGTCGACATCGCGGCAGGCAACGAAGCTGTGGAGCGGATGAAAAAGCATGTGCAGCGCACATTTCGGCCGGAGGTGCTGTCGGGTCTGGGAGGATTCGGGGCGCTCTTCGGATTGGATGCGAAAAAGTATGAGGAGCCTGTGCTCGTCTCGGGCACCGATGGCATAGGGACGAAGCTGATGCTCGCCTTCGCGGCGGATCGGCATGACACGATCGGCATCGATGCGGTGGCCATGTGCGTCAACGATATTGTCGTACAGGGGGCAGAGCCGCTGTTCTTCCTCGATTACTTGGCTTGCGGCCAGGTTGTGCCCGAGCGCATCGAAGCGATCGTCAGCGGCATCGCCGAAGGCTGCCGGATGGCGGGCTGCGCCCTCATCGGCGGCGAGACGGCGGAGATGCCGGGGATGTACGCGCCGGGCGAGTATGATATTGCCGGCTTCAGCGTCGGCGTCGTCGAGAAGCGCCGCCTCATCACGGGCGAGAACATCCTCCCGGGCGATGTGCTGCTCGGACTCGCCTCCAGCGGCTTCCACAGCAATGGTTACTCGCTCGTGCGAAAGCTGTTCCTGGAGCAGGCCGGTTACACTCTGGATGCGCGGGTGACGCCGGACGGACGCGCGCTGGTCGATGTGCTGCTCGAGCCGACGCGCATCTATGTGCGCCCGCTGTTGGAGCTGATGAAGCGGGTGACGGTCAAGGGAGCGGCCCATATTACGGGCGGCGGCTTCCTCGAAAATATTCCGCGCATGCTGCCGGAAGGGACGGCGGCCCACATCGATTACGGCACATGGCCGATCCCGGAAGTGTTCCGCCTCAGCCGCGAGATCGGAGGCTTGACCTGGCCGGAGCTGTTCACGACATTCAATATGGGCATCGGCATGGTCGTCGCAGTTAGCGCGGATGAAGCGGCTGCTGCGGAGGCATGCCTGGCGGAGCAGGGCGAGGCGGTATACCGCATCGGCACGGTGACGAAAGGGGCACGCCAGGTTCGGATTCCGGAGGTGGGCTGCTGATGCGCACAGGATATGAAGGGCAGGAGGCGGAGTACGCCGGCACGGGGGCGCTGCAAATCGCACCGTCCGCCGGCGCCTCCTCTCTGCCGCGCATTGCCGTGTTCGCCTCCGGCTCGGGCTCGAACTTCCAGGCGCTGGCCGAGGCGTCTCGGGCGGGGCGTCTCGGCGGGGAGGTCGCGCTGCTCGTGTGCGACAAGACCGGAGCCCGCGTGCTGGAGCGGGCCCGCGAAGCCGGCGTGCCGGCCGCGGTGTTCGAGCCGAAGCGCTACGAGACCCGCGGCCATTACGAACGCGATGTCCTGCGGACGCTGGGGCGGCATGGCGTGCAATGGATCGCGCTGGCCGGGTATATGCGGCTCGTCACCCCGGTGCTGCTGGAAGCGTATGAAGGCCGCATCCTCAATATCCATCCCTCCTTGCTCCCGAGCTTTCCGGGCCTGCACGCGGTACGCCAGGCGCTGGATTACGGCGTGAAGGTGACGGGAGTGACCGTGCATCTGGTCGATGCCGGGATGGATACGGGGCCGATCGTGGCGCAGGAGGCGGTCGCGATTGGCGAAGACGATACACATGAATCGCTGCTCGCCAAGATTCAGGAGGTGGAACATCGCATTTACCCGCGGGTGGTGCGAAGTCTGCTAGCCGGGTCCCATACCAGCCAACGGGCCGGTCAAGAAGACAAAGCATGATGGAATTGACCGCTGTACCGTTTCATTGGGGCTAGAGGCCTTGCGAGGTGACGGCTTCTGTTTCCGGGGAAATGATGCTTTTGGTAGAGGGCAGGAGTTTCCCAAGGGGGGAGCTGGATTGCAGAGTATCGCATCTGGACGGGGTTTCTTTAACGCATTACAATGATAGCAGGAGAAAGTGCCTTTTTAGATACAAATGAAGAATTGCCAGAGGAAGAACAGCCGGTCTTAGACAGGCAAACGGGATAACGTGCAATAGCTTGCGATAACCCCCAATAGATTGAGAGCACCATACTAGATTGTGACAACACAATAGACAGTGCTATTGACGGAATATAAGTGATGGCCTGGAAATGGCGACTTGAATTAAGGGAGAGAGCAAAATGACGATTCGTAGAGCGCTAATCAGCGTATCCGATAAGACGGGGATTGTGGAATTCGCCCGCGCCCTGGCGGAAGCCGGCGTGGAGCTTGTGTCGACGGGCGGCACCAAGTCGCTGCTGGAGAGCGAAGGCGTTCCGGTTATCGGCATTTCGGAGGTGACCGGCTTCCCGGAAATTATGGACGGGCGCGTGAAGACGCTGCACCCGGCTGTGCATAGCGGCCTTTTGGCCGTACGCGGCAACGCGGAGCATACGCGCCAGATGGAAGAGCTCGGATTGTCCTATATCGATCTGGTGGCGGTCAACCTGTATCCGTTCCAGGAGACGATTGCGAAGCCAGGCGTAAGCTATGAGGACGCAATCGAGAATATCGATATCGGCGGGCCGACGATGCTTCGTTCGGCCGCGAAGAACCATGCCGATGTGACGGTGGTTGTCGATGCGGCAGATTATGCGGGCGTGCTGGACGAAATCCGCCAGCAAGGAGATACGACGCTGGAGACGCGGAAGCGCCTCGCGGCGAAGGTATTCCGCCATACGGCGGCGTATGACGCGCTCATTGCCGATTATTTGACGAAGCAGACCGGCGAGGCATGGCCGGAGCGGCTCACCGTCACCTATGAGCTGGCGCAACCGCTCCGCTATGGGGAGAACCCGCATCAGGGGGCGGCATTTTACCGCCAGCCGCTGGCGGGCGCGGGCAGCGTCGCGACGGCCGAGCAGCTTCACGGCAAGGAGCTCTCCTATAACAATATCAACGATGCCAATGCGGCGCTCTCGATCGTGGGCGAATTCGCGGATCCGGCTGTCGTGGCGGTGAAGCATATGAACCCGTGCGGCGTTGGTATCGGCAGTACTGTGGCCGAAGCTTACCGCAAGGCGTATGAATCGGATCCGACCTCGATCTTCGGCGGCATCGTAGCGGCGAACCGGCCGATCGATCGCGAGACGGCGGAAAGGCTGCATGAGATTTTCCTTGAAATCGTCATTGCTCCCGATTTCAGTCCAGAGGCGCTTGACATCCTTAAGCAGAAGAAAAATATCCGCCTGCTCCGGACCGGCGCGGAGCCTGCGCCGTCGGAGCGCAAGGCGGCCCGGCAGTTGACTTCGGTGGAGGGCGGATTGCTGGCGCAGGATACCGATGTGCATACGCTTGATGCTGCTTCCTTGAAAACGGCGACGGAAAGGGAACCGTCTGCGGAGGAAGTAGAGCAGCTGTTGTTCGGCTGGAACGTGGTCAAGCATGTGAAGTCGAATGCGATTGTGCTCGTCAAGGATGGCATGACGGTCGGCATCGGCGCCGGCCAGATGAACCGAGTCGGCGCGGCGCGCATTGCGATCGAGCAAGCCGGAGAGAAGGCGCGCGGGGCGGTGCTGGCATCGGATGCGTTCTTCCCGATGGGCGATACGCTGGAGCTTGCCGCGGCGGCGGGCATTACGGCGGTCATTCAGCCGGGCGGTTCGGTGCGCGACGAAGAGTCCATTGAGGTGGCGAACCGGAACGGCATGGCGATGGTGATGACGGGCGTGCGTCATTTCAAGCACTAACAGGAAAAGGCGGCAGGACGGTCATGAACCGGCTGAAGCGGAGATAACAGGAACGGGGGACTTCATCACATGAAAGTATTGATCATCGGCTCAGGAGGGCGCGAGCATGCGCTGGCATGGGCGCTGAAGCAGAGCCCGAAGGTCAGCAAGGTGCTGGTGGCTCCGGGCAATGCGGGGATGGAGAATGTCGCGGAGCGGGTTCCATTCTCAGTGACGGATTATGAAGGCATTGCGAAATATGCGCGCCACCATGACATCGATCTTGTCGTCGTCGGCCCGGATGATCCGCTCGCGGACGGCATCGTTGATGTGCTGCAGGCGCACGGGGTAAGGGTATTCGGTCCGGACCGGAAGGCAGCTGAGATCGAGGGCAGCAAGGTGTTCATGAAGGAGCTGCTGCGCGCCTACGGCATTCCGACCGCCGCTTATGCCGCATTCGAGGATGTGGAGGCGGCGAAGCAATATGTTTGCGGGCAATCGATGCCAATCGTTATCAAGGCGGATGGTCTCGCCG includes these proteins:
- the purF gene encoding amidophosphoribosyltransferase translates to MSYAISGAYYNEGSGREGPFDRLKEECGIFGVYGYKDASTLTYYGLHTLQHRGEESAGICVSGGDSFRYHRGMGLVKEVFDAERLAELEGDRAIGHVRYSTSGDSRLANAQPLVFKTRDGELAVATNGNIVNAPRIRHGLEQKGSIFQTTSDTEVIAHLIARSEHDFVQAAKEALKELVGGFAFLLMTNDRLLAASDPHGLRPIVMGRLGDAYVFASETCALEAIGAELVRPLEPGELVVVDAWGHRSERFAPGAKHSLCAMEFIYFSRPDSQLHEVNLHTARKHMGMKLAEEAFVEADIVTGVPDSSISAAIGYAEKTGIPYEMGLIKSKYTGRTFIQPSQELREQGVKMKLSAVRSVVEGQRVVLIDDSIVRGTTSRRIVNMLREAGAREVHLRIASPPFRHPCFYGIDTPKSEDLLAHLHTEEEMRKLIGADSLAFLSKEGMIEAIGGSYADKPSGGLCLACFDDNYPTELFGARVAAGAEEAAASVRR
- the purM gene encoding phosphoribosylformylglycinamidine cyclo-ligase; this translates as MSEAYKQAGVDIAAGNEAVERMKKHVQRTFRPEVLSGLGGFGALFGLDAKKYEEPVLVSGTDGIGTKLMLAFAADRHDTIGIDAVAMCVNDIVVQGAEPLFFLDYLACGQVVPERIEAIVSGIAEGCRMAGCALIGGETAEMPGMYAPGEYDIAGFSVGVVEKRRLITGENILPGDVLLGLASSGFHSNGYSLVRKLFLEQAGYTLDARVTPDGRALVDVLLEPTRIYVRPLLELMKRVTVKGAAHITGGGFLENIPRMLPEGTAAHIDYGTWPIPEVFRLSREIGGLTWPELFTTFNMGIGMVVAVSADEAAAAEACLAEQGEAVYRIGTVTKGARQVRIPEVGC
- the purN gene encoding phosphoribosylglycinamide formyltransferase, with translation MRTGYEGQEAEYAGTGALQIAPSAGASSLPRIAVFASGSGSNFQALAEASRAGRLGGEVALLVCDKTGARVLERAREAGVPAAVFEPKRYETRGHYERDVLRTLGRHGVQWIALAGYMRLVTPVLLEAYEGRILNIHPSLLPSFPGLHAVRQALDYGVKVTGVTVHLVDAGMDTGPIVAQEAVAIGEDDTHESLLAKIQEVEHRIYPRVVRSLLAGSHTSQRAGQEDKA
- the purH gene encoding bifunctional phosphoribosylaminoimidazolecarboxamide formyltransferase/IMP cyclohydrolase, whose amino-acid sequence is MTIRRALISVSDKTGIVEFARALAEAGVELVSTGGTKSLLESEGVPVIGISEVTGFPEIMDGRVKTLHPAVHSGLLAVRGNAEHTRQMEELGLSYIDLVAVNLYPFQETIAKPGVSYEDAIENIDIGGPTMLRSAAKNHADVTVVVDAADYAGVLDEIRQQGDTTLETRKRLAAKVFRHTAAYDALIADYLTKQTGEAWPERLTVTYELAQPLRYGENPHQGAAFYRQPLAGAGSVATAEQLHGKELSYNNINDANAALSIVGEFADPAVVAVKHMNPCGVGIGSTVAEAYRKAYESDPTSIFGGIVAANRPIDRETAERLHEIFLEIVIAPDFSPEALDILKQKKNIRLLRTGAEPAPSERKAARQLTSVEGGLLAQDTDVHTLDAASLKTATEREPSAEEVEQLLFGWNVVKHVKSNAIVLVKDGMTVGIGAGQMNRVGAARIAIEQAGEKARGAVLASDAFFPMGDTLELAAAAGITAVIQPGGSVRDEESIEVANRNGMAMVMTGVRHFKH